The Capsicum annuum cultivar UCD-10X-F1 unplaced genomic scaffold, UCD10Xv1.1 ctg76751, whole genome shotgun sequence region CACTTGCGAACAAAGCGAAAGCAATCTTGCTCCATagttaaccaataatatcctgCCCGTATGATCTTCTTCGctaaaacatagccattcataTGCAAACCGCACACCCCCGaatgtacctcattcatgattctttcagcttcctgaatattaacacatctcaacaagttcaagtccgGGGTTCGTTTGTACAAAatctccccacttaagaagaaaccattagcaAGTCTCCTAATGGTTCTTTTTTGATCTGCTTTGGCGTGTATTGGATATTGTTTTGACTTTAGGAAGcgtttgatatcatagtaccaaGGTTCATTATCTGGTTCTGCATCAATTATATTGCAATAACCATATTGATCTCGTATCTGTATCTTTAATGGGTCGAAATGCGTATTTCCTGGGTACGGGAGCATGGAAGCTAGGGTAGCCAGGGCATCAGCCAGCTCATTATGGGATCTGGGAATATGTCTAAACTGGATAGACTCAAACCTTTTGCTAAGGTCCTCTACGAACTGTTTGTATAGAATGAGCTTGATATCTCtcgtttcccattcaccttgaatttgtCGAATGAGTAATTCAGAATCTCCCAACACCATTAGCTTGTGCACATCCAGATTTATTGTCATATTTAACCccatgatgcaagctt contains the following coding sequences:
- the LOC124894671 gene encoding uncharacterized protein LOC124894671 yields the protein MARLCFFCTNNTTEYEACIMGLNMTINLDVHKLMVLGDSELLIRQIQGEWETRDIKLILYKQFVEDLSKRFESIQFRHIPRSHNELADALATLASMLPYPGNTHFDPLKIQIRDQYGYCNIIDAEPDNEPWYYDIKRFLKSKQYPIHAKADQKRTIRRLANGFFLSGEILYKRTPDLNLLRSKKIIRAGYYWLTMEQDCFRFVRKCHQCQIHGDLIHSPPSELHPMSAP